Proteins co-encoded in one Kribbella solani genomic window:
- a CDS encoding RNA polymerase sigma factor, with translation MEALLRRALASDWSAWKELEARYGHLLTHAARGVGLSHSDAGDVAQLTWLRLWQHGRQIRDPECLPAWLAATARREGLRFAISRKRYLLYADPTAEHSDGLRMAVLDIYPVDGEYEPSTEQALRRLPTRYQRLIRALMSDSCPSYTEIAEALNLPIGSIGPMRMRALQMLRRTPELSTTRPRTA, from the coding sequence TTGGAGGCACTCCTGCGCCGGGCCCTGGCCTCCGACTGGTCGGCCTGGAAGGAACTGGAGGCACGCTACGGACACCTGCTCACCCACGCGGCCCGCGGCGTCGGCCTCAGCCACAGCGACGCCGGTGACGTCGCCCAGCTCACCTGGCTAAGGTTGTGGCAGCACGGCCGCCAGATCCGCGACCCTGAATGTCTGCCCGCCTGGCTGGCCGCCACCGCCCGGCGCGAAGGGCTCCGCTTCGCCATCAGCCGCAAGCGGTACCTCCTGTACGCCGACCCGACCGCCGAACACAGCGACGGCCTGCGGATGGCGGTCCTGGACATCTATCCGGTCGACGGCGAATACGAACCGTCCACCGAGCAGGCGCTCCGCCGGCTTCCGACGCGCTACCAGCGCCTGATCCGCGCGCTGATGTCCGACAGCTGCCCGTCGTACACGGAGATCGCGGAAGCCCTGAACCTCCCGATCGGCAGCATCGGCCCCATGCGCATGCGAGCCCTCCAAATGCTCCGCCGAACCCCGGAACTGTCCACCACCCGCCCCCGCACAGCCTGA
- a CDS encoding ATP-grasp domain-containing protein → MDEDTGDGVVLLFGSGFQPYRQYLLEAAAKRSHLWLIDDEPADWQLPYVVGSTVVPPLTGAGLVLDHDALFAAAEAVARSHRVVGTCTYDEPSVIIAALVADRLGVPGLTAAGAEGCRNKALTRQALTAAGLPQPRFAVAATAEAAATAAAGIGYPVVVKPRGMAASIGVAMVAGADGLADAYARADESSRSGPAAYQGGALIEEFADGPEISVDGAVVDGEYTPFCVAHKELGPPPYFEETGHVVDGNDPLLTDPALRELLRRTHAALGVRFGVTHTELRLGSRGPVVIEVNGRLGGDLIPYLGKLATGIEPGEILVGVAQGKQPGLAPDRRECVGIRFCYPPEDARVVEITVPAPGAVPGLLEARAMAPAGATVRLPPRAHLGRHAYVICTAADPATCADRLTAAAGLVELKYEALNETEYSGRPW, encoded by the coding sequence GTGGACGAGGACACCGGCGACGGAGTCGTACTGCTGTTCGGCAGCGGCTTCCAGCCCTACCGCCAGTACCTGCTGGAGGCGGCCGCCAAGCGCAGTCACCTCTGGCTGATCGACGACGAGCCGGCCGACTGGCAACTGCCGTACGTTGTCGGCAGCACTGTCGTCCCTCCGCTCACCGGAGCGGGTCTGGTACTCGACCACGACGCGCTGTTCGCTGCTGCCGAGGCGGTCGCGCGGTCGCATCGGGTCGTCGGCACCTGCACGTACGACGAGCCGTCGGTGATCATCGCCGCCCTTGTCGCCGACCGGCTCGGCGTCCCCGGCCTGACCGCCGCGGGCGCCGAAGGCTGCCGGAACAAGGCCCTGACCAGACAGGCCCTGACCGCGGCCGGCCTTCCGCAACCCCGGTTCGCGGTGGCCGCGACAGCCGAAGCGGCCGCCACCGCGGCCGCCGGGATCGGCTATCCGGTGGTGGTCAAACCGCGCGGCATGGCGGCCAGCATCGGCGTCGCCATGGTGGCCGGCGCGGACGGCCTAGCCGACGCATACGCGCGGGCCGACGAGTCGAGTCGCAGCGGACCAGCCGCCTATCAAGGCGGCGCCCTGATCGAGGAGTTCGCCGACGGACCGGAGATCAGCGTCGACGGAGCGGTGGTCGATGGCGAGTACACGCCGTTCTGCGTGGCACACAAGGAACTCGGGCCGCCTCCGTACTTCGAGGAGACCGGCCACGTTGTCGACGGCAACGACCCCTTGCTGACCGATCCGGCGCTGCGCGAACTCCTGCGCCGGACCCACGCGGCCCTCGGCGTACGGTTCGGAGTCACGCACACCGAGCTCCGCCTCGGCTCGCGTGGGCCGGTCGTGATCGAGGTGAACGGCCGGCTCGGCGGCGACCTGATTCCGTACCTGGGAAAGCTTGCCACCGGCATCGAACCTGGCGAGATCCTGGTCGGCGTCGCCCAGGGCAAGCAGCCCGGGCTCGCGCCGGATCGCCGCGAATGTGTCGGGATCCGGTTCTGCTACCCACCCGAGGACGCCCGGGTGGTGGAGATCACCGTGCCCGCGCCGGGTGCCGTCCCCGGCCTGCTGGAGGCGCGCGCGATGGCGCCGGCCGGCGCGACCGTGCGGCTGCCACCACGGGCCCACCTCGGCCGGCACGCGTACGTGATCTGTACCGCCGCCGACCCGGCCACCTGCGCCGACCGGCTGACAGCCGCGGCCGGGCTGGTCGAACTGAAGTACGAAGCGCTGAACGAGACCGAGTACTCCGGCCGGCCGTGGTGA
- a CDS encoding AfsR/SARP family transcriptional regulator encodes MIDLIGPAGNPDSDSDPDDSPPAAKLLLLDGFQVLVDDQPLAIPLSARRVVAYVALRSRSSRAEVAGTLWPEVPDSKAQACLRTALWRLRQLSDHPLVTGDETLWLDESLDVDVSTLIAAIQRVINEGECGADRGLLPTLATMGELLPGWYDDWVLLGRERLRQLQLHALELTAQGLTCDGRYAEAIEAAMAAVRLEPLRESATRVLIEVHLAEDNVVEAMRRLEFFRRSLATELGVEPTEELVELVRSRQTVTHARRDRPRILRRHRNLA; translated from the coding sequence ATGATTGATTTAATCGGTCCGGCCGGGAATCCGGATTCCGATTCCGATCCGGACGACAGTCCGCCGGCCGCGAAACTGCTGCTGCTGGACGGATTCCAGGTGCTGGTGGACGACCAGCCGCTGGCGATTCCGCTCAGCGCCCGCCGGGTGGTCGCGTACGTCGCGCTCCGCAGCCGTTCCAGCCGTGCGGAGGTGGCCGGAACGCTGTGGCCGGAGGTACCGGACTCGAAGGCGCAGGCCTGTCTGCGTACCGCGCTGTGGCGGCTGCGGCAGTTGAGTGACCATCCACTGGTGACCGGCGACGAGACGCTCTGGCTGGACGAATCGCTCGACGTCGACGTGAGTACGCTGATCGCCGCGATCCAGCGGGTGATCAACGAGGGGGAGTGCGGTGCCGATCGGGGCCTGCTGCCGACGCTGGCCACGATGGGCGAGCTGCTACCTGGCTGGTACGACGACTGGGTTCTGCTCGGCCGTGAGCGGCTGCGCCAGCTGCAACTGCATGCGCTCGAGCTGACCGCGCAGGGGCTGACGTGCGACGGCCGGTACGCCGAGGCGATCGAGGCCGCGATGGCCGCGGTCCGGCTGGAGCCGTTGCGGGAGAGCGCGACCCGGGTACTGATCGAGGTCCACCTGGCCGAGGACAACGTGGTGGAGGCGATGCGGCGGCTCGAATTCTTCCGCCGGAGCCTGGCCACCGAGCTCGGCGTCGAGCCGACCGAGGAGCTGGTGGAGCTCGTCCGCAGCCGGCAAACCGTCACGCATGCACGCCGCGACCGCCCGCGCATCCTCCGCCGCCACCGCAACCTGGCCTGA
- a CDS encoding SidA/IucD/PvdA family monooxygenase has translation MTNREVELLAIGGGPANLALAVALEELGIDGLAENSLVIERGRTVEWQRGLLLPWTKSQVAFAKDLVTLRNPRSEFTFLNYLRCVGRLDDFINMGSFTPYRVEISGYLSWVARTLRKVKFELGVECTSVAPARDASGVLTGWLTKLADGSTISSRYLVIGAGRDPYVPPVLAGLPADRLVHSTQYRYRIAELATDAPHRVAVIGAAQSAAEMFRSLGNDLPAADVSWVMRSIGLRSYDTNKFTNELYYPSFIDKVFEARPEGRDQILREMHLTNYSGVETDLLEDLYAGMYLDKLHGVDRRRLVTMTDITGAREEGDEIVVELTDRRTGQVNELRLDYVFLGTGFVREMPAMVRDLSAAIGLDRIDVTRRYRLELNEPSDAACYLQGVNEATHGIADSLLSVLGNRAGDIADDLLAHRTAPNEQIAADELDTADELAAAAAEPHR, from the coding sequence ATGACAAACCGTGAGGTCGAGCTGCTCGCCATCGGCGGCGGTCCCGCAAACCTGGCGCTGGCGGTCGCGCTCGAAGAACTCGGCATCGACGGCCTGGCCGAGAACTCGCTCGTGATCGAACGCGGCCGGACCGTCGAGTGGCAGCGCGGCCTGCTGCTGCCCTGGACGAAGAGCCAGGTCGCGTTCGCCAAGGACCTGGTCACGTTGCGGAACCCGCGCAGCGAGTTCACCTTCCTGAACTACCTGCGCTGCGTCGGCCGGCTCGACGACTTCATCAACATGGGCAGCTTCACGCCGTACCGGGTCGAGATCTCGGGCTATCTCAGCTGGGTCGCCCGGACGCTGCGCAAGGTGAAGTTCGAGCTCGGCGTCGAGTGCACCTCGGTCGCGCCGGCGCGGGACGCGTCCGGCGTACTGACCGGGTGGCTGACCAAGCTCGCCGACGGCAGCACGATCTCCAGCCGGTACCTGGTGATCGGCGCGGGGCGGGATCCGTACGTGCCGCCGGTGCTGGCCGGTCTGCCCGCCGACCGGCTGGTGCACAGTACGCAGTACCGGTACCGGATCGCCGAGCTGGCCACGGACGCGCCGCACCGGGTCGCCGTGATCGGCGCGGCGCAGAGCGCGGCCGAGATGTTCCGCTCGCTGGGCAACGATCTTCCGGCCGCCGACGTGAGCTGGGTGATGCGGTCGATCGGGCTGCGCTCGTACGACACGAACAAGTTCACCAACGAGCTGTACTACCCGTCGTTCATCGACAAGGTCTTCGAGGCACGGCCCGAAGGCCGGGACCAGATCCTGCGCGAGATGCATCTGACCAACTACTCCGGCGTGGAGACCGACCTGCTGGAGGATCTGTACGCCGGGATGTACCTCGACAAGCTGCACGGCGTCGACCGGCGCCGGCTGGTGACGATGACCGACATCACCGGTGCCCGCGAGGAGGGCGACGAGATCGTCGTCGAGCTGACCGATCGGCGTACCGGTCAGGTGAATGAGCTCCGGCTCGACTATGTGTTCCTAGGTACCGGGTTCGTCCGCGAGATGCCGGCGATGGTCCGCGACCTGAGCGCGGCGATCGGCCTGGACCGGATCGACGTGACCCGGCGGTACCGGCTGGAGCTGAACGAACCGTCCGACGCGGCCTGCTACCTGCAGGGCGTCAACGAGGCGACACACGGCATCGCGGACTCCCTGCTCAGCGTGCTAGGCAACCGCGCCGGCGACATCGCCGACGACCTCCTCGCCCACCGCACCGCCCCGAACGAACAGATCGCCGCGGACGAACTGGACACCGCGGACGAACTGGCTGCGGCGGCCGCCGAACCGCACCGCTGA
- a CDS encoding cation:proton antiporter: MSVTDGSLLPKPGRGLVVAGGLVAAAAILLGVASALGWLDNDHQPPPGTTGPTASTSPAALMWRLLIAVAVVCALATVFGRLAKLLGQPAVVGEIIAGLVLGPSLLATLAPRLFDAIIPTEVLPNLNLLAQAGLAIFMFTVGAEFGRGKLGRDRGAIAGASLAIMAVPFALGVLAALPLYSTLAGPAAGRLPFVIFVGTALAITAFPVLARIVQDFDLVGTRLGSLAMLCAAVADVLAWCALAIVLAMIKSPDITTSLVALTLTVLVGALAVFVLKPAARLLADRYAGHLPSAILVLAVLALIFGLAAATDAIGVHAIFGGFLAGLVLPKDNPAVARVAGQLSGLNQAILVPVFFASIGLKTDVNAAGSHPEVFAAGALLLVVAVAGKFLGATPVALTGGLPIRSAIGLGVLMNARGITEIVVLSAGLGAGLINAGAFTVLVMMALVTTMMTLPLLRLLGPSVREPSATAQLPTGDEYASGDARTRLP, from the coding sequence ATGTCCGTAACTGATGGTTCCTTGCTGCCCAAACCCGGTCGTGGACTGGTGGTTGCCGGTGGGCTGGTCGCGGCCGCCGCGATCCTGCTCGGCGTCGCGTCGGCCCTCGGCTGGCTCGACAACGATCACCAACCCCCGCCCGGCACGACCGGCCCGACCGCGTCCACCTCCCCGGCCGCACTGATGTGGCGGCTGCTGATCGCCGTCGCGGTCGTCTGCGCGCTGGCCACCGTGTTCGGCCGCCTCGCCAAGCTGCTCGGTCAGCCCGCGGTGGTCGGCGAGATCATCGCCGGGCTGGTCCTCGGCCCGTCCCTGCTCGCGACGCTGGCGCCCAGGCTGTTCGACGCCATCATCCCGACGGAAGTCCTGCCGAACCTGAACCTGCTTGCCCAGGCAGGCCTGGCCATCTTCATGTTCACCGTCGGCGCCGAGTTCGGCCGCGGCAAACTGGGCCGCGATCGCGGCGCGATCGCGGGCGCGAGCCTCGCAATCATGGCGGTACCGTTCGCGCTCGGCGTCCTGGCGGCACTGCCGTTGTACTCCACCCTGGCCGGTCCGGCGGCCGGGCGGCTGCCGTTCGTGATCTTCGTCGGCACCGCGCTGGCGATCACCGCGTTCCCGGTACTCGCCCGGATCGTGCAGGACTTCGACCTGGTCGGCACCCGGCTCGGCTCGCTGGCGATGCTCTGCGCGGCGGTCGCCGACGTACTCGCCTGGTGTGCGCTCGCGATCGTGCTGGCAATGATCAAGTCACCTGACATCACCACGTCCTTGGTCGCCCTGACCCTGACAGTCCTGGTCGGCGCGCTGGCGGTCTTCGTACTCAAACCCGCTGCTCGCCTGCTCGCCGACCGGTACGCCGGCCACCTACCCAGCGCGATCCTCGTACTGGCCGTCCTGGCCCTGATCTTCGGGCTGGCCGCGGCCACCGACGCGATCGGGGTGCACGCGATCTTCGGTGGCTTCCTGGCCGGCCTGGTGCTGCCCAAGGACAACCCCGCGGTGGCCCGCGTCGCCGGGCAGCTCAGCGGGCTGAACCAGGCCATCCTGGTACCTGTCTTCTTCGCCTCGATCGGTCTGAAGACCGACGTCAACGCGGCCGGCTCGCATCCCGAGGTCTTCGCGGCCGGCGCCTTGCTGCTGGTGGTTGCGGTGGCCGGCAAATTCCTCGGCGCCACCCCGGTGGCCCTCACCGGCGGTTTGCCGATCCGGTCGGCGATCGGGCTCGGCGTACTGATGAACGCGCGGGGAATCACCGAAATAGTGGTGCTGTCCGCGGGTCTCGGCGCGGGACTGATCAACGCGGGCGCGTTCACCGTCCTGGTGATGATGGCGCTGGTCACCACGATGATGACGCTGCCGCTGCTCCGGCTGCTCGGACCGTCGGTTCGCGAACCCAGCGCGACGGCGCAATTACCGACCGGTGATGAGTACGCGAGCGGTGACGCGAGAACACGCCTTCCGTGA
- the pdxS gene encoding pyridoxal 5'-phosphate synthase lyase subunit PdxS translates to MTENQSPPETGTAKVKRGMAEMLKGGVIMDVVTAEQAKIAEDAGAVAVMALERVPADIRAQGGVSRMSDPDMIDSIIGAVSIPVMAKARIGHFVEAQVLQSLGVDYIDESEVLTPADYANHIDKWQFTVPFVCGATNLGEALRRITEGAAMIRSKGEAGTGDVSNATTHMRQIRQELRKLQNLPEDELYVAAKELQAPYELVKEVAALGKLPVVLFTAGGIATPADAAMMMQLGAEGVFVGSGIFKSGNPAQRAEAIVKATTFHDDPDVIAKVSRGLGEAMVGINVDEIPQPHRLAERGW, encoded by the coding sequence GTGACCGAGAACCAGAGCCCGCCCGAGACCGGTACCGCGAAGGTCAAGCGCGGGATGGCGGAGATGCTCAAGGGCGGCGTGATCATGGACGTCGTCACCGCCGAGCAGGCGAAGATCGCCGAGGACGCCGGCGCGGTCGCGGTGATGGCGCTGGAGCGGGTGCCGGCCGACATCCGGGCCCAGGGCGGCGTCTCCCGGATGAGCGACCCGGACATGATCGACAGCATCATCGGCGCGGTCTCGATCCCGGTGATGGCCAAGGCCCGGATCGGTCACTTCGTCGAGGCGCAGGTGCTGCAGAGCCTCGGGGTCGACTACATCGACGAGTCCGAGGTGCTCACCCCGGCCGACTACGCGAACCACATCGACAAGTGGCAGTTCACCGTGCCGTTCGTCTGCGGCGCGACCAACCTCGGCGAGGCGCTGCGCCGGATCACCGAGGGCGCGGCGATGATCCGCTCCAAGGGCGAGGCCGGTACCGGTGACGTGTCGAACGCGACCACCCACATGCGCCAGATCCGCCAGGAGCTCCGCAAGCTGCAGAACCTGCCGGAGGACGAGCTGTACGTCGCGGCCAAGGAACTGCAGGCCCCGTACGAGCTGGTCAAGGAGGTCGCCGCGCTCGGCAAGCTCCCGGTCGTCCTCTTCACCGCCGGCGGCATCGCCACCCCGGCCGACGCCGCGATGATGATGCAGCTCGGCGCCGAGGGCGTCTTCGTCGGCTCCGGCATCTTCAAGTCCGGCAACCCGGCCCAGCGCGCCGAGGCCATCGTCAAGGCCACCACCTTCCACGACGACCCCGACGTCATCGCCAAGGTCTCCCGCGGCCTGGGCGAGGCAATGGTCGGCATCAACGTCGACGAGATTCCGCAGCCGCATCGGCTGGCTGAGCGGGGCTGGTAG
- a CDS encoding PLP-dependent aminotransferase family protein encodes MDGTKTEQVEGLVLRRIERGELSIGSRLPSERVLAERLGVSRVTVVRALENLRRDGVLETKRGSGTVVRPLDRLLDPVAPVSTVTAGDQPVLDLRFATTAAPHDVAEAAVQIIEDGLPQAMGGDGPPPGGSQELRVALAERLTQEGVPTEPSQLTLTVGAAAGLNAALAGLDLGPGVAITESPTYPAAFDLLRKHRLDVAGWPAGVWDTDQLAHLCRRHRPKVIYLQADNHNPTGLSLPADRRTAVVEIARRYGAALISDETMRPLWLASGKQAEPLSRYPRTVSVGSLSKTVWGGLRVGWVRTGKQLRRRINTAAQLSVASPSALDDLLAQAIIPKLDKVISRRRTRLRTNLNALETGLKSLDGVVWPTPTGGMTLWLELTETRARRVLEAAREQGLLLGAGDLFTPDATDRRHIRIPFTAPPATLRMVVARLGTAISQST; translated from the coding sequence ATGGACGGGACGAAGACTGAGCAGGTCGAGGGGCTCGTCCTGCGGCGGATCGAGCGCGGCGAGCTGTCGATCGGTTCGCGGCTGCCCTCCGAGCGCGTACTGGCGGAGCGGCTTGGGGTGAGCCGGGTCACCGTGGTCCGCGCACTGGAGAACCTGCGCCGAGACGGCGTACTGGAGACCAAACGCGGTTCCGGAACTGTCGTACGCCCACTGGACCGCCTACTCGACCCGGTCGCGCCGGTGTCCACTGTCACGGCAGGGGACCAACCGGTGCTCGACCTGCGGTTCGCCACGACCGCTGCACCACATGACGTGGCTGAGGCAGCCGTGCAGATCATCGAGGACGGACTGCCGCAGGCAATGGGTGGCGACGGACCGCCACCGGGTGGCTCGCAAGAGCTACGGGTAGCACTGGCGGAGCGCCTGACCCAGGAGGGCGTACCGACTGAACCGAGTCAGCTGACGCTCACTGTCGGCGCAGCAGCCGGTCTGAACGCAGCGCTGGCCGGGCTGGACCTCGGGCCGGGCGTAGCGATCACCGAAAGCCCTACGTACCCGGCTGCCTTCGATCTGTTGCGTAAGCACCGGCTGGACGTTGCCGGTTGGCCGGCGGGTGTCTGGGACACCGACCAGCTCGCCCACCTGTGCAGACGGCACCGGCCGAAGGTCATCTATCTCCAGGCGGACAACCACAACCCCACTGGCCTCAGCCTGCCCGCAGATCGGCGTACGGCAGTAGTGGAGATCGCCCGACGCTACGGCGCTGCACTGATCAGCGACGAGACCATGCGGCCACTCTGGTTGGCGAGTGGGAAACAGGCCGAGCCACTCAGCCGGTACCCACGGACTGTCAGTGTCGGCTCGCTGTCCAAGACAGTGTGGGGCGGACTACGGGTCGGATGGGTACGAACCGGCAAGCAGCTGAGGCGGCGCATCAACACGGCCGCACAGCTCAGCGTGGCCTCACCAAGTGCGCTGGATGACCTGCTGGCACAGGCGATCATTCCAAAGCTCGACAAGGTCATCAGCCGGCGGCGTACGCGACTGCGCACCAATCTGAACGCGCTGGAGACAGGGCTCAAGTCACTCGATGGTGTGGTGTGGCCAACGCCTACAGGTGGCATGACGCTCTGGCTGGAGCTCACCGAGACCAGAGCACGGCGCGTACTGGAAGCTGCCCGTGAACAAGGGCTGCTGCTCGGTGCGGGCGACCTGTTCACGCCGGACGCGACCGACCGTCGGCACATCCGGATCCCGTTCACCGCGCCGCCGGCCACGCTCCGGATGGTGGTCGCCCGGCTGGGTACGGCGATCAGTCAGTCCACTTGA
- a CDS encoding bifunctional 3'-5' exonuclease/DNA polymerase: protein MDERWGIAPEGGRGAVLVGLRADGEPVGEVRHEVDLVAAVASRPSVTRWVWRSTAEVYPRLLAAGVRVERCYDIENTEGLLLGHAGRLGQPRSAAAAWARLTGAPVPADPPLRAVVPGDQSSLFDLPTEPIPFEALLRVYADQLKRHTTTEYPDRMRLLTASESSAMLIAAEMDLAGLPWSADEHRAVLSELLGERFAGTGEPRRLTELADEISAAFGHRVRPELPADVLKAFKQAGFQVKSTRKWELEHLGHPAVAPLLEYKKLYRIYTANGWSWLNDWVRDGRFRPGFVPGGTVSGRWITNGGGGLQIPKVIRRAVVADPGWRLVVADASQLEPRILAAISRDRALMEVASDPGDLYKSVSDRAFSGDRAQAKLAVLGAIYGQTSGDGLKNLAMLRKRFPTAVEYVDAAARAGEDGRLVRTYLGRTCPPAGHRLDDVLLDDPDTEVPPTDPRHARARGRFTRNFVVQGSAADWALLMLAALRQALAGLTAELVFFQHDEVIVHCPAGEAEEVTAAIQQAGNLAGTLTFGSTPTNFAFTTATVQTYADAK from the coding sequence GTGGATGAGAGGTGGGGGATCGCGCCGGAGGGCGGTCGGGGCGCGGTGCTGGTGGGGTTGCGGGCGGATGGGGAGCCCGTGGGCGAGGTTCGGCACGAGGTGGATCTGGTGGCGGCGGTGGCGTCGCGGCCGTCGGTGACGCGGTGGGTGTGGCGGTCGACGGCTGAGGTGTACCCGCGGTTGCTCGCCGCGGGGGTTCGGGTCGAGCGCTGTTACGACATCGAGAACACCGAGGGCCTGCTGCTCGGTCATGCCGGCCGGCTCGGCCAGCCGCGATCGGCCGCCGCGGCGTGGGCCCGGCTCACCGGCGCTCCGGTACCGGCCGATCCCCCGCTCCGCGCTGTCGTACCAGGCGATCAGTCGTCGCTCTTCGACCTCCCGACCGAGCCGATCCCGTTCGAAGCGCTCCTCCGGGTGTACGCGGATCAGCTGAAGCGGCACACCACCACCGAGTACCCGGACCGGATGCGGTTGCTCACGGCATCGGAATCGTCGGCGATGCTGATTGCCGCCGAGATGGATCTGGCCGGGCTGCCGTGGAGCGCCGACGAGCACCGGGCCGTACTGAGCGAACTGCTCGGCGAACGCTTCGCCGGTACCGGCGAGCCGCGCCGGCTGACCGAGCTGGCCGACGAGATCTCCGCGGCCTTCGGGCATCGGGTCCGGCCGGAGCTGCCGGCCGATGTGCTGAAGGCGTTCAAGCAGGCCGGGTTCCAGGTGAAGTCGACGCGGAAATGGGAGCTCGAACATCTCGGCCATCCGGCGGTCGCGCCGCTGCTGGAGTACAAGAAGCTGTACCGGATCTACACCGCGAACGGGTGGAGCTGGCTGAACGACTGGGTCCGCGACGGGCGGTTCCGGCCGGGGTTCGTGCCGGGCGGGACGGTGTCCGGGCGCTGGATCACCAACGGTGGTGGCGGTCTGCAGATCCCGAAGGTGATCCGGCGTGCCGTCGTCGCCGACCCCGGCTGGCGGCTGGTCGTCGCGGACGCGTCCCAGCTCGAGCCGCGGATCCTGGCCGCGATCTCCCGGGATCGCGCCCTCATGGAGGTCGCGAGCGATCCTGGCGACCTCTACAAGTCGGTGTCCGACCGGGCGTTCTCCGGGGACCGGGCGCAGGCGAAACTCGCCGTTCTCGGGGCGATCTACGGGCAGACGTCGGGCGATGGCCTGAAGAACCTCGCGATGCTGCGCAAACGGTTCCCCACAGCAGTCGAGTACGTGGACGCCGCCGCGCGCGCCGGCGAAGACGGCCGCTTGGTCCGTACCTACCTGGGCCGCACCTGCCCGCCGGCCGGCCACCGGCTGGACGATGTGCTGCTGGACGACCCGGACACGGAGGTCCCGCCGACGGACCCGCGGCACGCCCGCGCCCGGGGTCGCTTCACCCGCAACTTCGTCGTCCAGGGCTCCGCCGCGGACTGGGCGCTGCTGATGCTCGCCGCGCTCCGGCAGGCGCTGGCTGGTCTCACCGCCGAGCTGGTCTTCTTCCAGCACGACGAGGTGATCGTCCACTGCCCCGCCGGCGAAGCTGAGGAAGTTACAGCTGCCATCCAGCAAGCCGGCAATCTGGCCGGCACGCTCACCTTCGGCTCGACCCCCACCAACTTCGCTTTCACCACGGCAACCGTGCAAACCTACGCCGACGCCAAGTAG
- a CDS encoding glutamate synthase-related protein, whose amino-acid sequence MEVRSTEEGILYAETFPEAAVRARAKLGAADAFPPANQYGQALFGAGGRESYCPIDRQRLVPPVFVPQRFAKLVELAREPTYQDVVLETTIGGLRSALPVYVSAFGSTEAASVALGIAAGRQAARLGIPLVIGENVMPVNSYGRLDEDAERSLLGRIAAYQAEAVGGYGGVVVQQSTEDADAEVWNLVYSDPNALSLLESRRLAFELKVGQGAKPGLGGMTLLGAEAATRLAGAYLLDPVVGNGQVLRSSSPGSFTEEILRQQVRLMRNNYPRARIWVKLPPARDIAAAARVAWAAGADAVTVDGAEGGTGWAPRAFLDQVGLPLGECLDRIGATSNCLLVSGRMWEGARVAKTLALGATAAGLGRAALLSVDTDPDNGLVNLVECLALELRLITSALGKYHVEALGAEDLWSPPG is encoded by the coding sequence GTGGAGGTTCGATCCACCGAGGAGGGCATCCTGTACGCCGAGACGTTCCCCGAGGCGGCCGTCCGGGCCCGCGCCAAGCTCGGCGCCGCCGACGCATTCCCGCCCGCGAACCAGTACGGTCAGGCGCTGTTCGGTGCGGGCGGCCGTGAGTCGTACTGCCCGATCGACCGGCAACGACTGGTGCCACCGGTCTTCGTACCGCAGAGGTTCGCCAAGCTGGTCGAGCTGGCGCGCGAACCCACGTACCAGGACGTCGTGCTGGAGACCACGATCGGCGGGCTTCGGTCGGCCCTGCCGGTGTACGTGTCCGCCTTCGGGTCGACCGAGGCGGCGAGCGTCGCGCTCGGCATCGCGGCCGGCCGTCAGGCCGCGCGGCTCGGCATCCCGTTGGTGATCGGCGAGAACGTGATGCCGGTGAACAGCTACGGCCGGTTGGACGAGGACGCCGAACGCTCGCTGCTCGGCCGGATCGCCGCGTACCAGGCCGAGGCCGTCGGCGGGTACGGCGGTGTCGTCGTCCAGCAGAGCACCGAAGACGCCGATGCCGAGGTGTGGAACCTGGTCTACAGCGACCCGAACGCCCTGTCCCTGCTGGAATCCAGGCGGCTCGCGTTCGAACTCAAGGTCGGCCAAGGAGCGAAGCCCGGCCTGGGTGGAATGACTTTGTTGGGCGCCGAAGCGGCCACTCGGCTGGCCGGTGCCTACCTACTCGACCCGGTCGTCGGTAATGGCCAGGTGCTACGCAGCAGCAGCCCCGGAAGCTTCACCGAAGAGATCCTGCGCCAGCAGGTCCGGCTGATGCGGAACAACTACCCGCGCGCCCGGATCTGGGTGAAGCTGCCACCGGCCCGGGACATCGCGGCCGCCGCACGGGTCGCGTGGGCGGCAGGTGCCGACGCGGTCACGGTCGACGGAGCAGAGGGCGGTACGGGCTGGGCGCCGCGCGCATTCCTCGACCAGGTCGGGCTACCACTCGGTGAATGCCTCGACCGGATCGGTGCGACCAGCAATTGCCTACTGGTGTCCGGCCGGATGTGGGAAGGGGCACGGGTCGCGAAGACACTGGCACTGGGCGCCACTGCGGCTGGGCTCGGGCGGGCCGCCCTGCTGTCGGTCGACACCGACCCGGACAACGGTCTGGTCAATCTGGTCGAGTGTTTGGCGTTGGAGCTTCGGTTGATCACCAGCGCACTCGGCAAGTACCACGTGGAAGCACTGGGCGCCGAGGACCTGTGGAGCCCGCCGGGCTGA